The sequence CATGCCTCAGGGACATCGTTCACCGCAGCATGCACAAGTTTCTTCTCGCTCAACCGCTCTATCCATTCGCTCCGGTTTTTGGTAATGAATGTGTTATCGAGCAATCGGACAATTTCGGGTGATTTCCTCACCCTCAGCTCGAGGGTCGCATAGTCAGGTCCGGCCAACACGGGTAAACCTACTGCCATGCAGAAAGGAACCCAATCGACCTCCCGAAACAAGGCGAGAGCCAGCCACTTTTGGTCCTTGCATTTGAAGTAGTTGAACGTGGGAAAGAATGGTTTCAATCTCTCCGCTCTGGGAACCTCTATGCCTGATAAGAGATACTGAGAATAGACCTGAGATAGAATCTTGACCATATTGCCGAGGTTGGAGGATTCGACCCTTTGCCCGATGCCGTAGCGTTCCCTGGCCAGAAGAGCTGCTACAACGGCAAACGCCAGGCCATATGCCCCGGCCATGTCTGCAGTGGCTGGCAGAACCGAAACCGGGTCTTTGCCCGGTCCTTCTCCAACGTGAATCATCAGGCCGCTTCTGGCAACGATTGCCAGATCGAAACCCGGAAGCTCCGCATCGGGGCCTTTCTCTCCCCATGCAGTGGTGGTGGCATAAATGAGCTTTGGGTTGACTTTGGATAACATCTCGTATTCAAGGCCCAGATCCTTTACTGCGTCCGCCATAAAACTGGTGACGAACACATCGGAATTCTTCACCAATTGCTTCATGATTTCCTTACCCTTTGGATCCTTCAGATCCAGGGCAATTCCTCTCTTGTTGCGATTGAGATTCTCAAACAGTGAGTGGCGTCCATGTGGAAGAGCCGTAGGGCTGCCACAGAAGTTTCGATTCCCTCTTTGCTGGTCGCCTACACCCCTATACTCAACCTTGATGACGTCAGCGCCCAGGTCCCCCAGGATCGCTGAGCACTCAGGGCCGGCGATCCATTGAATCCAGTCAACAACTCTGATACCATCCAGAATCCCTTTCATTTTTACTACTCCCTTTTTTGATTTGATGTCTATTTCGCTCTTGGTTCGGCGGTGCTGAAATCATCCAAGTCAAAACAAATGGGGTTTGATATCTCGTTCCTGCTGCGGGAGTGATCGACCACACTGAGTTCAAAGATTGATTTAGCCCTGGTTATGGATAAGCCAAGAACATTACCTGTCTGTTCACCATCAGGCATTGCCCTCAAATAATGGAAGGAGTTGAAATTCCTATCTCGTATGCTGTTAGTAAGGTGCGAAGTGCAAAGAACCGGTTTTTCAACGAAGGCGTGATCTAGATAGATTATCTTGTACGATCTTTGCGGCAATTGTAACCTGAGAAGAAGAATAGAGGAATATGTACCTTCTACTAATTAGGGGAGGAAAAGGCTTCTATATCCTGATTACGAGTGTGCTATTGACCGATAGGTTTTGCCGTATCTGTCTTGAGGAAAATCTTAAGGAAGACCTTATTAAGTGGCGAAGGGTACCTATTCAGTGCTTTCTTTACTGCTTGCCTGCCCGCCGCTTTCTGCAGTTGGTGTTATTCCTCGAAGAATCGCATACCGCACCAACTGAATTTGGTTTTTGAGGCCGAGTTTTCGCATCATGCTCGAACGGTGAAGGTCAACGGTGTGCGAGGCTACTTGCAGTCGTTGGGCAATCTCAGCACTCGTCATTCCATTGGCCACAAGATGCAATATCTCACGCTCTCTCATCGTTAGTGTCTCGTAAGTGGTAAGATCGCTCTGGTCTGTCTTGCTCAAATAGTGCTTG is a genomic window of Dehalococcoidia bacterium containing:
- a CDS encoding CoA transferase, with amino-acid sequence MKGILDGIRVVDWIQWIAGPECSAILGDLGADVIKVEYRGVGDQQRGNRNFCGSPTALPHGRHSLFENLNRNKRGIALDLKDPKGKEIMKQLVKNSDVFVTSFMADAVKDLGLEYEMLSKVNPKLIYATTTAWGEKGPDAELPGFDLAIVARSGLMIHVGEGPGKDPVSVLPATADMAGAYGLAFAVVAALLARERYGIGQRVESSNLGNMVKILSQVYSQYLLSGIEVPRAERLKPFFPTFNYFKCKDQKWLALALFREVDWVPFCMAVGLPVLAGPDYATLELRVRKSPEIVRLLDNTFITKNRSEWIERLSEKKLVHAAVNDVPEACADPQVIANEYVRTFDHPALGKIKLPGFPWVFPKTPAAQTLPAPEVGEHTEEILLDVCGYDWNDIARFKDEEII